The window AATAAGAGGCCAAGAGGGGCAGAGGGGTTAAAATATCTATTAAGGCAGCTCTTAAGCTGCCTTTTTTCTAGGGAGAGAATCGATCGAGCTGGTTAAAGAGGTCATCTAAGATAGTATAGTGATCGCTTGGTAGAAGGATTAGCTCGCTCTCTGCTCCTTCAGTAGATAATTTTTGGTGGTAGGTGAGGCTCTGATAGATCAGCTCAGGAAGTTCATTTTGACCTACTATAATTTTTATCTCTTTGCCCATTGGTGCCGGCAGTGATTGGGGTGAGAGTAGCTCAATCTCTTTGGGACTCAATTGTAAAGCTCGATTGAGGTGACTTTTAGCGATCGATTCGAGTTGATAGAGTCCGCTTAGAAGCCATACCTCATCGATTAATGGATGATTAGCATTGAGGGCAGCAAGATGGGCTCCTGCAGAGTGACCGATAAGGAGGGTAGGTTGTGTTTGATCGATTCTCTTTTCATAGCGGTAGAGATAATCGAGAGCAATGGTTATTGCTCGATTAATTTCGGTTAACGTTGCTGTTGGTGCTAAGGGATACTCTATTAAGAGTAGATGGTAACCTGCGGCCAAAATTGGTTGCGCAATAAATGCAAAATCAGTTTTATCACACCATTGCCAATATCCCCCATGAATAAAGAGGATTGTACCTTTCGACTCTTTTTGATTAAGAAATAGATCATAAGTTGCTCGATCCTTTAGAAAAGATCGGCGCTGTAATGCTTTCTTATCATTGATCTTATCGTGCTTTGTTAAATAGCTACAGTTAAAGATATGGGGATAACGTTCATAAGCGATTTTACTTCGTATTTTAAAATCGTCTAAGATTCTCCCCTCATCGGCAACTGTAGCACTATTATCGTAATGATATCGCTTTTTCATCCTTCTCTCCGATACTCTTAAGGCCTACTACTTAAACCTTAAGAGTATTTTTTATGGGTAGATTTACCCTAGAGTTTGAGTTGATCTCTCTTGATGACGCTTTTTTGCTGCTTAATAAAGTAGAAAATTACTAGAAGAGCCAGGAAAGGAATACCAAACTTTAATGTTGAATGGAAAATATCGGTAAACCAGGTTGTGACGGTGATTGCGATAATTGCTCCTAAGCCGAGCAGAGTTCCGATAGGATATCCTGGCATCTTAAATTTTAATTGAACCTTTTCTCGTCTCATCGCTCTTCTAAAGAAGAGGTGAGTAAAGAAGATCATTCCCCAGGTAAAGAGCGCACCAAACATAGAAAGAGCAATCATAATGGGGAATGCCGTATCGGGGTTAAAGGTATAGACAATCGCTGCAACGGCAATACCACTTGCGGAGAGCGCTAATGCATGCATTGGTACCCCATTTTTATTAATTGTCCCAAAAACTTTAGGTGCATCGCCAGCACGTGAGAGGCTAAACATCATTCTTGTAGAGATGTAGAGCATACTATTCATCGCTGAAAGTGCTGCGATAATGACGATAAAGTTTAAGATGCTATCAGCAAAGGGAACATTGAAGGATTGCATTACAGTTACGAATGGACTGGTTGCTTCTGGGGTAATTAAACTCTTCCATGGCACCAACATAATAATAAGGGCAAGGGAGAGGATATAGAAGATAAAAAGACGCATTAAGGTTGCTTTAAAGGCATGACGTACAGCCTTTTCAGGATCTTCCGCTTCTCCTGCCGCAACTGCAATCATTTCAATACTAAGATAGCTGAAGATAGAGATAATGACGCCGATCCAGACACCAGAAAAGCCATTAGGGAAGAAGCCATCATCTCCGATCAAATTCTCTTTTACTTCTGCGCTATTTTTAAAACTTACAATAACGCCAATTGCCATAATGATAAAGGCGATAATTGCAAAGACTTTGATGGCTGAGAACCAATATTCCACTGATCCAAATGCTTTAACACTATATGCATTCACATAGATGAGTGCGGCAGAAAAGAGAACTATCCAGATCCAAGCAGAGATGTCGGGGAACCAAAATTTCATATAGTCGGCAACTGCGGTAACCTCAGTCCCTACCGCTAAGACGATACAGGCCCAATAGCTATAACGAATGAGAAAGCCAGCTAAAGGATGAACATAATGTTCTGCATAAGCCCCAAATGAACCTGAGGTAGGATGTTGAACGGTCATCTCAGCTAAGCACCCCATTAAGAGGAGAGCGATAACACCCCCAATTGCATAACTAACAATAACACCAGGGCCTGCAAAAGCGATAGCGAACTTACTACCGAGGAAGAGTCCTGTACCAATAGCACCACCGATAGCGATCATCGCCATCTGCTTGCCGGTTAATTTTTTATGAAGACCTGCTTCACGAGCTTGAATTTTATCAAAGCTACTCATTGTATCCTCCTAAGATCTTATTGATATTAAGATCTTAAATTCCTCTGTTTAGTTGATGGTGGCTGATAACTTCAGCCATTTTTATTCTTTTTGTTCTTGTTATTCTTTTACTAAGAAGTATCCTATTTTTCTGCCATTAGCTATCTCTTTCGATTTTAATCCCATTTTGCTCTTAAGTTTACTTTTGTTGATAGATAGTGGCCGCTATTGTCGATTAGAGTTAATAAAATTGATATGAATCAGCCGATATGAATCAACCGATATGGCGTCAATTTCATCTGTCTCGACAATAGCGCATGATGAGATATGAACTTAGGTCACATCTCCCCTCTGTTGATAACGAGGATTCTCCCACTCTCTATTTTCAAATACCGCCTTAATATGGGCGACAGCATTCCAAATATCGCTATAGCTGAGATAGAGTGGTGTTACACCAAAACGCATGACCTCAGGCTCTCGATAATCACCAATAACACCGCGGGCAATGAGAGCTTGAATGACGGCATACCCCTCTTTATGTTCAAAGCTAACATGGCTACCACGATAGTGATGATCTAAAGGTGTAATCAGTTTTAAACCATATTGATGACACTCTTGCTCTACTAATTGGATAAAGAGATCGGTAAGGGCCAATGACTTTTTACGAATCTCCTCCATATCTGTCTGTAGGAAGATATCGACACCTGATTCAATGAGTGACATGGAGATAATTGGTTGTGTTCCACATAGATAGCGGCGAATACCTGATGCTGCCTCATACTTTACAGCCATATCAAAAGGGCGTTCATGACCCCACCAGCCAGAAAGTGGTTGCCAGAAACGAGTTTGATAACGAGGATGAACCCAGAGCATTGCGGGCGATCCAGGGCCACCATTGAGATATTTATAGGTACAGCCAACAGCAAAATC of the Ignatzschineria indica genome contains:
- a CDS encoding alpha/beta hydrolase; amino-acid sequence: MKKRYHYDNSATVADEGRILDDFKIRSKIAYERYPHIFNCSYLTKHDKINDKKALQRRSFLKDRATYDLFLNQKESKGTILFIHGGYWQWCDKTDFAFIAQPILAAGYHLLLIEYPLAPTATLTEINRAITIALDYLYRYEKRIDQTQPTLLIGHSAGAHLAALNANHPLIDEVWLLSGLYQLESIAKSHLNRALQLSPKEIELLSPQSLPAPMGKEIKIIVGQNELPELIYQSLTYHQKLSTEGAESELILLPSDHYTILDDLFNQLDRFSP
- a CDS encoding amino acid permease — protein: MSSFDKIQAREAGLHKKLTGKQMAMIAIGGAIGTGLFLGSKFAIAFAGPGVIVSYAIGGVIALLLMGCLAEMTVQHPTSGSFGAYAEHYVHPLAGFLIRYSYWACIVLAVGTEVTAVADYMKFWFPDISAWIWIVLFSAALIYVNAYSVKAFGSVEYWFSAIKVFAIIAFIIMAIGVIVSFKNSAEVKENLIGDDGFFPNGFSGVWIGVIISIFSYLSIEMIAVAAGEAEDPEKAVRHAFKATLMRLFIFYILSLALIIMLVPWKSLITPEATSPFVTVMQSFNVPFADSILNFIVIIAALSAMNSMLYISTRMMFSLSRAGDAPKVFGTINKNGVPMHALALSASGIAVAAIVYTFNPDTAFPIMIALSMFGALFTWGMIFFTHLFFRRAMRREKVQLKFKMPGYPIGTLLGLGAIIAITVTTWFTDIFHSTLKFGIPFLALLVIFYFIKQQKSVIKRDQLKL